A window from Polynucleobacter sp. MWH-UH25E encodes these proteins:
- a CDS encoding VCBS domain-containing protein, translating into NSNDTVQALNTDSAALTDSITVYAADGTPKTISVTIHGTNDAAVIGGTSTGDVTELGGINNGNQPASTSSSASGTLTIGDVDSEESFTAVTVPAQGHNGTYGNFTLSTAGEWTYSLDNSNDTVQALNTDSAALTDSITVYAADGTPKTISVTIHGTNDAPTVVSTLDDQHASNGTALKYTVPAGTFADIDNGDVLTLSAKLADGSDLPAWLSFNPTTGEFTGTPPAAAPNILDIKVTATDTHDAFAFTNLHFVIENDGILAAVENNVPVSLGNIAGDGNGDGIVDSTQSNVASLPTTVSVDPTTTWVTIATNAGNLSNVSVSPTPSSLPTGVSLPFGEVNFNVSVATPGSSVYSSVYLTGDWTVSNGIWTDAVSGNQVNGYWKQGHDLNWSDVATGMTLSGNKLKIDFTLTDGDIRSDQDGIQNGTIVDPGAPGYFNHATAVNLSITAVSPDNGNSNSDFLTSQHVLSVSGTNDALNQGEKIQVSSDGGNTWYDAVVSGTTWSYSDPDNHPDGRFTYTARVVDAGGNPGNSISHAVDIDTTPPTIAIASDVSALKAGDVAHLTFTLSESSSDFTSADVSYS; encoded by the coding sequence ATAACAGCAATGACACTGTTCAAGCTCTGAACACAGACTCTGCTGCGTTAACTGACTCAATCACTGTGTATGCTGCAGATGGCACACCTAAAACAATCTCAGTCACAATCCATGGCACGAACGATGCTGCAGTGATTGGTGGTACAAGCACTGGTGATGTCACTGAATTAGGTGGCATTAACAATGGCAACCAACCTGCAAGTACATCTAGTTCTGCGAGTGGTACTTTAACTATCGGTGATGTTGATAGCGAGGAAAGCTTTACGGCTGTTACAGTACCTGCACAAGGTCATAACGGCACTTACGGCAACTTCACACTGAGCACAGCTGGCGAGTGGACATATAGCCTTGATAACAGCAATGACACTGTTCAAGCTCTGAACACAGACTCTGCTGCGTTAACTGACTCAATCACTGTGTATGCTGCAGATGGCACACCTAAAACAATCTCAGTCACAATCCATGGCACGAACGATGCTCCTACTGTCGTGTCTACTTTGGATGATCAACATGCGTCAAATGGTACGGCACTTAAATATACTGTTCCAGCCGGTACTTTTGCTGATATTGATAATGGTGATGTGCTGACTTTATCTGCTAAGTTAGCTGATGGATCAGACCTTCCAGCTTGGTTAAGTTTTAATCCAACAACCGGTGAATTTACAGGTACACCTCCTGCGGCAGCGCCTAATATTTTAGATATTAAAGTAACCGCTACTGATACACACGATGCCTTTGCATTCACTAATTTACATTTTGTCATTGAAAATGACGGAATTCTTGCTGCAGTTGAAAATAATGTCCCTGTATCACTTGGTAATATTGCTGGTGATGGTAATGGTGACGGCATTGTTGACAGCACCCAGAGTAATGTTGCATCGCTACCGACCACAGTATCAGTGGATCCAACAACTACGTGGGTGACAATAGCAACTAACGCTGGAAACTTAAGTAATGTTTCAGTATCGCCCACACCTTCATCTCTTCCAACTGGTGTATCGCTTCCATTTGGCGAAGTTAACTTTAATGTTAGCGTAGCTACACCAGGATCAAGTGTTTATAGCTCAGTATATTTAACTGGGGATTGGACTGTATCTAACGGTATTTGGACGGATGCAGTATCTGGAAATCAGGTCAATGGTTACTGGAAACAGGGACATGACTTAAACTGGAGTGATGTTGCAACGGGTATGACCTTGTCAGGAAACAAGCTGAAGATTGACTTCACTTTGACTGATGGAGATATTCGTTCTGACCAAGACGGTATTCAAAATGGAACTATCGTAGATCCAGGAGCCCCTGGTTACTTTAACCATGCAACAGCGGTTAATTTGTCAATTACTGCAGTAAGCCCTGATAATGGAAACTCAAACAGTGATTTCCTTACAAGCCAACATGTATTGAGCGTTTCTGGTACAAATGATGCATTAAACCAAGGCGAAAAAATACAAGTTAGCTCTGACGGAGGTAACACATGGTATGATGCAGTAGTCAGTGGAACTACTTGGTCTTACTCTGACCCAGATAATCATCCGGACGGTAGATTTACATATACTGCTAGAGTTGTTGATGCTGGAGGCAATCCAGGTAATTCAATAAGTCATGCGGTGGATATTGATACCACGCCACCAACGATTGCGATTGCTAGTGATGTCTCTGCACTTAAAGCAGGTGATGTGGCTCACCTAACATTTACCTTGTCTGAGTCGTCATCAGACTTCACAAGCGCTGATGTGTCTTATAGT
- a CDS encoding VCBS domain-containing protein gives MADNLTIDTITSSSSAKEGESLSFTINTSRASENTWVRFQLTGSETDANVILNSNVRLVDAATNTYEVLVKKGETSGKITIKDRDDNIFDGNKTLGINVLDNFTNSYGIKGGLTAKSALTTILDSDDIPKVTLKSTGESVSEGGIGNLKINLDHVSSGDTTVTLQLSGNALELAKSGGLSVGNQPLSVDSSGKVEVTIPAFSSSVDVSVRFNNDNLFSGDKSLTAKILSANTNNTNLNVSSKGDDAGATIKVKDVPPTVSIDVTDTNKTVVERGDIHYKISLSTASNSDTVIKFALNGTATKGVDYSVNGSVKSVSDDGKAYYTITIPKGEKEAIFTVHANEDFVKEGGETVVATITSAKTNGVQLISLGEDHGDDYDDHDDHSSITSAPSATATITDFNHAATFDSGANKDQGSVTEDFTKPTLSTTGKLTVTDQDVNESSIVNNSVAPKDGTLGNLTIDENGNWSYLVDNDKVQYLGEGEQKDEVFTVKSADGTEHTITITITGTNDAAVIGGTSTGDVTELGGINNGNQPASTSSSASGTLTIG, from the coding sequence ATGGCAGATAACTTAACTATCGACACTATTACATCAAGTTCTAGCGCTAAAGAAGGTGAGTCACTCTCCTTCACTATTAATACGTCCAGAGCATCGGAAAATACTTGGGTACGATTTCAGTTAACTGGATCAGAAACTGATGCAAATGTAATTCTCAATAGCAATGTACGGCTAGTAGACGCGGCCACAAATACTTACGAGGTATTAGTTAAAAAAGGTGAGACATCTGGAAAAATTACTATTAAAGACAGGGATGACAATATCTTTGATGGCAATAAAACACTTGGGATTAATGTTCTTGATAACTTTACCAATTCATATGGAATTAAAGGTGGGTTAACTGCAAAATCTGCTTTAACAACTATCTTAGATAGCGATGACATTCCTAAAGTTACCCTTAAGTCAACTGGCGAATCAGTAAGCGAAGGTGGTATTGGTAATTTGAAGATTAATCTCGACCATGTCTCTTCTGGCGACACTACCGTAACTCTTCAGCTAAGCGGAAATGCATTGGAGTTGGCAAAGTCTGGCGGCCTAAGCGTTGGAAATCAGCCGCTCTCTGTTGATTCAAGCGGAAAAGTTGAAGTGACCATACCCGCATTTAGCTCTTCTGTGGATGTAAGCGTAAGGTTTAACAATGACAATTTATTCAGTGGTGACAAGTCACTTACTGCAAAAATTCTTTCTGCCAACACCAATAATACAAACTTAAACGTTTCAAGCAAAGGCGATGACGCTGGTGCAACGATTAAAGTTAAAGATGTTCCTCCAACAGTTAGTATAGACGTTACAGATACCAATAAAACTGTTGTTGAAAGAGGTGATATTCATTACAAAATTTCCCTCAGCACTGCCTCAAATTCAGACACCGTTATTAAGTTTGCGCTCAACGGTACGGCAACCAAGGGAGTTGACTATTCTGTAAATGGATCCGTTAAGTCCGTTTCAGATGATGGTAAGGCTTACTACACTATCACCATTCCAAAGGGTGAGAAAGAAGCAATATTTACCGTTCACGCTAACGAAGATTTTGTTAAAGAGGGCGGTGAAACAGTTGTTGCAACCATTACTTCTGCAAAAACAAATGGTGTTCAGTTAATTTCCTTGGGTGAAGATCATGGCGATGACTATGATGACCATGATGACCATTCCTCAATCACTTCAGCACCTTCAGCTACTGCAACTATTACCGACTTTAATCACGCTGCCACTTTTGATTCTGGCGCCAATAAAGACCAGGGCTCGGTTACAGAAGATTTCACAAAACCAACATTAAGCACTACTGGTAAGTTAACAGTAACTGATCAAGATGTTAATGAGTCAAGTATTGTCAATAACTCTGTTGCACCAAAAGATGGTACATTGGGTAATCTCACTATTGATGAAAATGGTAACTGGAGCTATTTAGTCGACAATGACAAAGTTCAGTATCTTGGTGAAGGTGAGCAAAAAGATGAGGTATTCACAGTCAAATCCGCTGATGGCACTGAGCATACGATCACTATAACCATTACAGGCACGAACGATGCTGCAGTGATTGGTGGTACAAGCACTGGTGATGTCACTGAATTAGGTGGCATTAACAATGGCAACCAACCTGCAAGTACATCTAGTTCTGCGAGTGGTACTTTAACTATCGGTGA
- a CDS encoding PilZ domain-containing protein, translated as MVKSNPLRKSPTPRDRSPRVKATFPVHAKGGAKGMTQDISATGMFLELDANHKPGSIISFWVELDTPGAKMKLVCEAEVVRVEQADGKIKLGTKIINQELQAITE; from the coding sequence ATGGTTAAGTCAAATCCACTCAGAAAAAGCCCAACCCCCAGGGATCGTTCGCCACGCGTAAAGGCTACGTTTCCTGTGCATGCAAAAGGTGGCGCCAAGGGTATGACTCAGGACATCAGTGCAACAGGCATGTTCCTAGAGTTGGATGCAAACCATAAACCAGGATCCATTATTTCCTTTTGGGTTGAATTAGATACCCCGGGAGCAAAGATGAAGTTGGTGTGTGAAGCAGAGGTAGTGCGTGTTGAACAAGCAGACGGCAAGATCAAACTCGGCACCAAGATCATCAATCAAGAATTACAAGCAATAACCGAATAG
- a CDS encoding GGDEF domain-containing protein: MRIERRRSASQIALPKVIYTISGLVLILMIFTSVWTYYSINNLLRVTQDRREQALIKGVAVAISDPIVTRDYTELESRLVDTLANENMLSVTVTDTKGNVILNLAKSKTNSGEVSLVFDQPFISPPVNTTSDLVKTQDSGVVTLWYQVRAGVVLGWLRIEMSTQTDDQILNTLQRNIILSVALVFLALISIIIVIMRRFFRVIEAGENALIESNDLLASAAYVDALTKLPNRSALIPLLEQAISNCHQQGGLLAICFLDLDGFKQVNDSLGHTAGDEVLIEVAQRLRATIRGDDAVIRLGGDEFVMLLGGIQTQQESHYLLRRVLTAIQKPIKLQHDKVTIGASIGVTLYPFDNSTPAEMVEHADEAMYEAKKHGKNGWHFHKNMPLLEKKV, encoded by the coding sequence ATGCGAATTGAACGTCGCCGTAGCGCTAGTCAAATAGCGCTCCCCAAGGTTATTTACACCATCTCTGGGTTGGTCTTGATTTTGATGATCTTTACTAGCGTATGGACTTATTACAGTATTAATAATTTGTTGCGCGTCACTCAAGATCGCCGTGAGCAGGCCTTGATTAAGGGCGTTGCTGTCGCTATTAGTGATCCTATAGTCACAAGGGACTACACGGAGTTGGAATCTAGGCTAGTAGATACGCTGGCTAATGAGAATATGCTTTCCGTCACAGTTACCGACACTAAGGGTAATGTGATTTTGAACTTAGCAAAATCCAAGACCAATTCTGGAGAAGTGAGTCTAGTTTTTGATCAACCATTTATAAGCCCTCCGGTTAATACGACCTCAGATTTAGTTAAAACCCAAGATAGTGGCGTTGTCACGCTCTGGTACCAGGTGAGGGCGGGTGTTGTTCTCGGTTGGCTACGGATAGAAATGTCAACCCAAACAGATGATCAAATTCTCAATACCTTGCAGCGAAACATCATCCTTAGCGTTGCCCTAGTTTTCCTGGCCCTGATCTCCATCATCATTGTGATTATGAGAAGGTTCTTCAGGGTGATTGAGGCTGGTGAGAACGCTCTGATTGAGTCTAATGATTTGCTAGCGAGCGCTGCCTATGTGGATGCCCTCACAAAATTACCCAACCGCAGTGCTCTAATTCCGCTGTTGGAGCAGGCAATTAGCAATTGCCATCAGCAAGGCGGTCTATTGGCTATTTGTTTTTTGGATTTAGATGGTTTTAAGCAGGTGAACGATAGCCTTGGCCATACAGCGGGTGACGAGGTATTGATTGAGGTGGCTCAGCGTTTGCGGGCAACTATTCGTGGGGATGATGCGGTCATACGCCTTGGTGGAGATGAATTCGTCATGTTGCTAGGGGGCATACAGACCCAGCAGGAATCCCATTACCTCTTAAGACGGGTGCTAACGGCCATCCAAAAGCCCATCAAGCTGCAGCATGACAAAGTGACCATTGGAGCCAGTATTGGCGTGACTTTGTACCCATTTGATAACTCCACCCCTGCAGAAATGGTGGAGCATGCGGATGAGGCCATGTATGAGGCTAAAAAGCATGGAAAAAACGGCTGGCATTTCCATAAAAATATGCCACTTTTGGAGAAGAAAGTCTGA
- a CDS encoding phosphate/phosphite/phosphonate ABC transporter substrate-binding protein → MLISLKTIGLNVLTYATLLFGVSVAIEVHAACIGDQSAVVVRSVYVVPQLAPTQLYATWAPVLERVGKSAKACFDLQIPVSINAFEKAVMSGKADFAFMNPYHLVMAHRAQGYDPLLADGKQLLDGIIVVKADSPITSIAELKNQKVAFPSPNAFGASLLMRSLFSKAHVPITPVYVRSHGNVYRAVILGDAAAGGGVNATFLRERLEVRERLRILYVSPGFRPHPFAVHPRVPQGINVAVMEGFMNLKRDPSSEALLEGIQMPDPIAVSYKQDYQALENLDLDKFVVNDAN, encoded by the coding sequence TTGTTGATATCACTTAAAACCATTGGTCTTAATGTTCTAACTTATGCGACTTTGTTGTTTGGTGTCAGCGTAGCTATTGAAGTTCATGCTGCTTGCATAGGCGATCAATCTGCGGTAGTGGTACGAAGTGTGTATGTTGTTCCTCAATTGGCTCCAACGCAGTTGTATGCAACTTGGGCACCTGTATTAGAGCGAGTAGGAAAGAGCGCTAAGGCTTGTTTTGACTTGCAAATTCCCGTTAGTATCAATGCCTTTGAAAAAGCTGTGATGAGCGGTAAAGCGGATTTTGCATTTATGAATCCCTATCATTTAGTGATGGCTCATCGCGCGCAGGGATATGATCCTTTGCTAGCTGATGGAAAGCAATTACTCGATGGCATTATTGTTGTGAAAGCAGATAGCCCCATTACCAGCATTGCCGAACTCAAGAATCAAAAAGTAGCCTTCCCATCGCCCAACGCATTTGGGGCCTCTCTATTAATGCGATCCCTTTTTTCTAAAGCGCATGTTCCGATTACTCCGGTATATGTACGCTCTCACGGTAATGTCTATCGTGCAGTGATTTTGGGTGATGCCGCTGCAGGAGGGGGTGTCAACGCAACTTTTTTACGCGAGCGCTTAGAGGTGCGTGAGCGTTTGCGAATTTTGTATGTTAGCCCTGGTTTTAGGCCACATCCTTTTGCCGTGCATCCACGTGTGCCACAGGGTATCAATGTAGCTGTGATGGAGGGCTTCATGAATCTGAAGCGCGATCCTTCCTCCGAAGCGTTATTGGAGGGAATACAAATGCCTGATCCGATTGCAGTAAGCTATAAACAAGACTATCAAGCTTTGGAGAATTTGGATTTGGATAAATTTGTGGTGAACGATGCGAATTGA
- a CDS encoding tetratricopeptide repeat protein, with the protein MSKTPKTSIKDKKAVMEEAKSTKSRNRENSKVAAPNRTKAKRKPQVETQDNVASNESNEVIAKELKSGPQQKKVSKKQSDLLENLFNEAVDLHFGGRLEEAWSQYQEILKVAPLYFDAVHSMGLIAAQMNDLEMARKLFDQALVINPVNPQAHNNLANVLVKAGMVSEALSHYDQAIDLESGYAEALNNRGILLHSIKRPRDAIDSFSKAIAINSEFVEAIFNRGNALAQLNEFIPAIQSYDKVIEIRPTYAAAYNNRGVILRNIKQAEKALINFDKAIAMDSTYAEAYSNRGYALLDLGRSSEALMSFDMALKLQPDYPSAIEGRKLIQ; encoded by the coding sequence ATGTCAAAAACACCCAAAACTTCTATAAAGGACAAAAAAGCCGTTATGGAAGAGGCGAAATCTACCAAATCTAGAAATCGAGAAAACTCAAAGGTGGCGGCTCCTAACCGTACTAAAGCTAAACGCAAGCCTCAGGTAGAAACTCAAGATAATGTTGCCTCAAATGAATCTAATGAGGTTATAGCAAAAGAGCTTAAATCTGGGCCCCAACAGAAGAAGGTTTCAAAGAAGCAATCTGATTTGCTTGAAAACCTATTTAATGAGGCAGTTGATTTGCATTTCGGTGGAAGGCTCGAAGAGGCATGGTCCCAATACCAGGAGATTTTGAAGGTAGCACCGCTATATTTTGATGCCGTACATTCGATGGGATTAATTGCCGCACAAATGAACGATCTTGAGATGGCGCGAAAATTATTCGATCAAGCTCTCGTGATTAACCCCGTCAATCCTCAGGCGCATAATAATTTGGCGAATGTTTTAGTAAAAGCGGGTATGGTCTCAGAGGCGTTGTCGCATTATGATCAGGCGATTGATTTGGAGTCAGGTTATGCAGAAGCCCTCAACAATCGTGGAATCTTGCTGCATAGTATTAAGAGACCTCGTGATGCCATCGATAGTTTTAGCAAAGCAATTGCCATTAATTCAGAGTTTGTTGAGGCGATTTTCAACCGGGGAAATGCTTTAGCGCAGTTAAATGAATTCATACCGGCAATACAGAGTTATGACAAAGTCATTGAAATAAGGCCAACCTATGCAGCAGCCTACAATAATCGTGGTGTGATTCTCAGAAACATAAAGCAGGCAGAAAAGGCTTTGATAAACTTTGATAAAGCTATAGCGATGGATTCAACCTATGCAGAGGCTTATAGCAATCGTGGATACGCACTTCTGGATCTTGGAAGGAGTTCTGAAGCCTTGATGAGTTTTGACATGGCTTTAAAGCTCCAACCTGATTATCCCTCCGCTATAGAAGGCAGAAAGCTAATTCAATAG
- a CDS encoding CHASE2 domain-containing protein produces MNPKICERLAALRKRLPRLVLGFAIVGLFATQAGGWLALPFIERLDGIIYDVRLRYTAPGGQDPRVVIVDIDEKSLREREAGGEGRWPWPRDRLALLVNRLNDDYNVSLTGFDVIFSERDESSGIRTIDLLSKGELKNDAGFQSQYKRIKPLLDLDSQFANSFKDRLVILGYSFLIPGDKNKKGVLPAAVFTAKQIPSSTADPMVREGFTGNLALLQINATDGGHINPIIDHDGIIRRIPMLVSYEGNYYESLGLASARALLGSLPLKALDANGIELNEKTNYFGALEFLDVGGAMLPVDSQLASFIPYRGPYKSYEYISASDVLNKTVAKEKLEGKIVLVGTTAPGLLDLRATPVGNAYPGVEIHANMITGILDGTIKQAPLWTYAANLALIVLLGLCLALILPFLSPMSSTLVALLGIGLMTSLNLFAYNKGIVLPLASLLSTLLGVYLFNIAYGYFVESKNKRLITGLFGQYVPPELVDEMAQNPANFNMEGESRELTILFSDVRGFTTISESLDAKTLSEFINAFLTPFTQVIYAHRGTIDKYMGDCIMAFWGAPILDADHARHGVQSAFEMLKAMERLNDEFIKRGWPPIKVGIGLNSGRVSVGNMGSEIRLAYTVMGDAVNLASRLEGITKEYGAAIIIGEETYKKLPDLVAREVDKVRVKGKDIAVKIYEPLGFEGAVSEEKLVALKLFEQALQSYRRQDWDVAQSQFETLLHQHCSTGEVLYELYLERIPQLRANPPGEDWDGSFTFTKK; encoded by the coding sequence ATGAACCCGAAGATCTGCGAGCGCCTTGCCGCCTTAAGAAAAAGACTTCCCCGTTTAGTCCTGGGGTTTGCAATTGTAGGTCTATTTGCCACCCAAGCAGGCGGCTGGCTCGCTTTACCATTCATTGAGCGTTTGGATGGAATAATTTATGACGTGCGCCTGCGCTATACCGCCCCAGGAGGTCAAGATCCTCGGGTGGTCATTGTGGATATTGATGAAAAAAGTTTACGTGAACGCGAGGCTGGTGGTGAGGGTCGCTGGCCGTGGCCACGTGATCGCCTAGCACTCTTAGTCAACCGCCTAAATGATGATTACAACGTCTCTTTGACAGGATTTGACGTTATCTTTTCAGAACGAGATGAATCTTCAGGCATTCGAACGATTGATCTCTTGTCCAAAGGCGAATTAAAAAATGATGCAGGATTTCAATCGCAATATAAGCGCATTAAACCTCTGCTGGATTTAGATAGTCAATTTGCCAATAGTTTCAAAGATCGCTTGGTTATTTTGGGATATAGCTTTCTCATCCCTGGTGATAAAAATAAAAAAGGGGTATTGCCTGCTGCGGTATTTACAGCAAAGCAAATTCCATCATCTACTGCAGACCCCATGGTTCGTGAGGGTTTTACAGGCAATCTAGCCCTACTTCAAATCAACGCAACTGATGGTGGCCACATTAATCCCATCATTGATCATGATGGCATTATTCGGCGCATTCCGATGCTGGTTTCTTATGAAGGCAATTACTATGAATCCCTTGGTCTCGCAAGCGCTAGAGCCCTATTGGGTAGCCTTCCTCTGAAAGCGCTAGATGCTAACGGGATTGAACTAAATGAGAAAACAAATTACTTTGGTGCACTAGAATTCCTTGATGTTGGGGGCGCTATGTTGCCAGTCGATAGTCAATTAGCAAGCTTCATTCCCTACCGAGGGCCATATAAAAGCTATGAGTACATTTCTGCAAGTGATGTACTCAATAAAACCGTTGCCAAAGAAAAACTTGAGGGCAAAATTGTATTAGTAGGGACGACAGCGCCAGGCTTGCTGGATTTACGCGCTACTCCCGTAGGGAATGCCTATCCAGGTGTAGAGATCCATGCAAATATGATCACTGGAATATTGGATGGCACGATCAAGCAAGCCCCCTTATGGACATATGCAGCCAATCTGGCTCTCATAGTTTTGCTCGGCCTTTGTTTAGCTTTAATTCTGCCTTTTTTGAGCCCAATGAGCAGCACATTGGTTGCTCTCTTGGGTATTGGGTTGATGACGAGCTTAAATCTTTTTGCCTACAATAAGGGCATAGTTTTACCACTCGCCTCCTTGTTAAGCACATTGCTAGGCGTCTACTTATTCAATATTGCTTATGGCTATTTCGTAGAATCTAAAAATAAACGTTTAATTACCGGCCTTTTCGGACAATACGTACCCCCTGAGTTGGTAGATGAAATGGCACAAAACCCTGCCAACTTTAATATGGAGGGTGAAAGCCGTGAGCTCACAATCCTATTTAGTGACGTACGAGGTTTTACAACCATTTCTGAAAGTTTGGATGCCAAAACCCTCTCTGAGTTTATTAACGCATTCTTAACGCCATTTACTCAAGTTATTTACGCTCATCGCGGCACAATTGATAAATACATGGGCGATTGCATCATGGCATTCTGGGGTGCCCCAATTTTGGATGCTGATCATGCGCGCCACGGTGTTCAATCAGCATTCGAAATGCTCAAAGCAATGGAGCGTCTAAATGATGAATTTATCAAAAGAGGATGGCCACCAATTAAGGTCGGCATAGGCTTAAATAGTGGTCGCGTGAGTGTAGGCAACATGGGATCTGAAATCCGCCTCGCCTATACCGTCATGGGCGATGCCGTGAACTTGGCCTCTCGCCTTGAGGGCATCACTAAGGAATATGGTGCTGCCATCATCATCGGCGAAGAGACCTACAAAAAACTTCCAGATTTAGTGGCACGTGAAGTAGATAAGGTGCGCGTGAAAGGCAAAGACATTGCTGTAAAAATTTATGAGCCACTCGGTTTCGAAGGCGCGGTTTCTGAAGAGAAATTGGTCGCCCTGAAATTATTTGAACAGGCCCTGCAAAGCTATCGTCGTCAAGATTGGGATGTTGCTCAATCCCAATTTGAGACATTACTCCATCAACATTGCAGTACGGGTGAAGTTCTCTATGAGCTGTACCTAGAGCGTATTCCTCAGCTACGCGCCAATCCTCCTGGCGAGGATTGGGATGGTAGCTTTACTTTTACCAAAAAGTAA
- a CDS encoding 3',5'-cyclic-nucleotide phosphodiesterase: MTCTLRVLGCSGGIGADLRTTSLLLNDNLLIDAGTGVGDLSLDQLRKIDHVFLTHSHLDHICCLPLMADAVGGSRRTPLNVYGIHETIHALQEHIFNNVIWPDFTKIPNAENPFISLHIIELNELMKFDQFTITALPVAHSIAANAYAIASETRTLVFSGDTGVSDDFWQAINQQKNLKHLIIETSFLDHEEELAIASGHLSPSLLMQELGKLDQKVCHPEFQVWVCHLKPDGADAIMHEISDHTINSVTQPQKLTSNTVLHF, translated from the coding sequence ATGACCTGTACTTTACGAGTCTTAGGCTGCAGCGGTGGTATTGGCGCGGACCTTCGCACAACCTCCCTACTACTCAACGACAATCTGTTGATCGATGCTGGCACGGGAGTGGGCGACTTATCGTTAGATCAATTACGAAAGATTGATCATGTTTTTTTAACGCACAGTCACTTAGACCACATTTGCTGTTTGCCTCTTATGGCCGATGCGGTAGGAGGCTCTCGACGCACACCCTTAAATGTCTATGGTATCCATGAAACCATTCATGCCTTGCAAGAACACATTTTTAATAATGTCATCTGGCCAGACTTTACAAAAATCCCGAATGCTGAAAATCCATTTATCTCGCTTCATATAATAGAGCTCAATGAACTCATGAAGTTTGATCAATTCACCATTACCGCCCTGCCGGTTGCTCACAGCATTGCGGCAAATGCCTATGCAATCGCCTCCGAGACAAGGACTTTGGTCTTTAGTGGCGATACTGGTGTGAGCGATGATTTTTGGCAAGCCATTAACCAACAAAAAAACCTCAAACATCTCATTATTGAAACTTCATTCCTAGATCATGAGGAGGAATTAGCAATTGCATCCGGACATCTATCCCCGTCTCTTCTGATGCAAGAGCTCGGGAAACTCGACCAAAAAGTATGTCACCCAGAATTTCAGGTATGGGTTTGTCACCTAAAGCCCGATGGCGCTGATGCCATCATGCACGAGATTAGTGATCACACAATTAATTCCGTGACACAGCCCCAAAAACTGACCAGCAATACCGTGCTGCATTTTTAG